Proteins from a genomic interval of Thamnophis elegans isolate rThaEle1 chromosome 2, rThaEle1.pri, whole genome shotgun sequence:
- the TAP2 gene encoding LOW QUALITY PROTEIN: antigen peptide transporter 2 (The sequence of the model RefSeq protein was modified relative to this genomic sequence to represent the inferred CDS: deleted 1 base in 1 codon), producing MEGLSRPRQEEPVSKMLVPVMFQTVPLLLCDRILLSLLAGWGPSMDPLGVPAAWLEAALRLLVLWGVRALLSVGGASPMSSSTVAAVSILPPLYLLVGHWLGDPPLLVSSAAWSWWLAIYGAVGFSQLLWGILAGGRSTEESRKEDKATFWKMLRLFGPDKLYLTGAFLFLILAVIGDMFMPFYTGRLIDILGTKYDAEAFYTAIFCLCLVSFGSSTFASCRGGLFMFTISRMVIRTRNLLFSSLVRQDLAFFQEVKTGTLTSRLSKDTTMMSRSVPLNTNVFLRNLVKSVGLYVFMIGLSWRLTLLMLIETPLMMAVQKVYNARHQALLKAIQDSVARSEEVVREVISSMETVRSFATEEKESERYEASLGDTCRLKNQRDLERMVYLFVVRVLQLSLKFILLFCGYQQIQNGLMTKGNLVSFILYQANVGWYVQALIYTYGDALSNVGAAEKVFEYLDREPSVRTEGTLSPETLEGRISFQNVSFCYPSRPNIQVLKNVSFELRPGEVTALVGPNGSGKSSCIALLEHFYEPQSGQVLLDGKPVGKYEHKYLHKQVALVGQEPVLFSGSIRENITYGLQGCSEEDVIRAAKEADALGFIRELEGGFDAEVGEKGDQLSIGQKQRLAIARALIRDPKVLVLDEATSALDFKSDDAIQQSVKSGGRTVLMIAHRMQTLENADKIVMLEGGKIVKMGLNTELMGQRGPYYRLVERT from the exons ATGGAAGGACTTTCCCGGCCGCGGCAGGAAG aGCCCGTCAGTAAGATGCTGGTTCCTGTCATGTTTCAGACTGTTCCCCTGCTTCTCTGCGACCGAATCCTGCTCTCCCTGCTGGCTGGATGGGGCCCCTCCATGGACCCCCTGGGGGTCCCAGCGGCTTGGCTGGAGGCCGCTCTGCGCCTGCTGGTTCTCTGGGGAGTCAGGGCCCTGCTCTCCGTGGGTGGGGCCTCCCCGATGTCCTCTTCTACGGTGGCTGCTGTCAGCATCCTGCCCCCGTTGTACCTGTTGGTGGGACACTGGCTTGGGGACCCTCCCCTCCTGGTCTCTTCGGCCGCTTGGTCCTGGTGGCTGGCAATCTATGGGGCAGTGGGCTTCTCCCAGCTCCTCTGGGGGATCCTGGCAGGAGGGCGAAGCACAGAGGAGTCCCGGAAAGAAGACAAGGCCACTTTTTGGAAGATGCTCAGACTTTTCGGTCCAGACAAGCTGTATCTCACTGGCGCTTTCTTGTTCCTCATCCTGGCGGTGATTG GTGACATGTTCATGCCCTTTTACACCGGGCGTTTGATTGACATCCTGGGCACCAAATATGACGCAGAAGCCTTTTACACggccatcttttgtctctgcctGGTCTCATTTGGAAG CTCCACCTTTGCCAGCTGCCGTGGGGGGCTCTTCATGTTCACCATCTCCCGGATGGTCATCCGGACTCGCAActtactcttctcttctctggtGCGGCAAGACCTGGCCTTCTTCCAGGAGGTGAAAACAG GGACGCTGACCTCCCGCCTTTCCAAAGACACAACTATGATGAGCCGCTCGGTGCCGCTCAACACCAACGTCTTCCTGCGCAACCTGGTCAAGTCCGTTGGGCTCTACGTATTCATGATCGGCCTGTCCTGGCGCCTGACTCTGCTGATGCTGATTGAGACCCCACTCATGATGGCCGTCCAGAAGGTCTACAATGCCCGACACCAG GCTTTACTGAAGGCAATCCAAGATTCGGTGGCCCGCTCAGAGGAGGTGGTGCGTGAGGTCATCTCGTCCATGGAGACCGTGCGCAGCTTTGCCACCGAGGAGAAGGAGTCAGAGCGTTACGAGGCATCCTTGGGGGACACTTGCCGTCTGAAGAACCAAAGGGACTTGGAAAGGATGGTTTACTTATTTGTTGTACGG GTGCTCCAGTTGAGCCTGAAGTTCATCCTGCTCTTCTGTGGCTACCAGCAGATCCAAAACGGCCTCATGACCAAAGGAAACCTGGTCTCCTTCATCCTCTACCAAGCAAATGTGGGGTGGTATGTGCAG GCCCTGATTTACACCTACGGAGATGCCCTGAGCAATGTGGGCGCCGCAGAGAAAGTCTTTGAATATCTTGACCGGGAGCCCTCTGTCCGCACAGAAGGGACGCTGTCTCCAGAAACCCTCGAGGGACGCATCTCCTtccaaaatgtttccttttgCTATCCCTCCCGCCCTAATATCCAGGTCCTGAAG AATGTCTCCTTTGAGCTCCGCCCTGGGGAAGTGACGGCCTTGGTGGGCCCAAACGGCAGCGGAAAGAGCAGCTGCATCGCCCTCCTGGAGCACTTCTACGAACCCCAATCTGGGCAGGTTCTGCTGGATGGAAAGCCAGTTGGGAAATATGAGCACAAGTATCTCCATAAGCAG GTGGCCCTAGTGGGCCAGGAGCCCGTCCTGTTCTCTGGGTCCATCAGGGAGAATATCACTTACGGCCTACAAGGCTGCAGCGAGGAAGATGTGATCAgagcagccaaagaagctgatgCCTTGGGATTCATCCGTGAACTGGAAGGAGGCTTTGATGCAG AGGTGGGGGAAAAGGGGGACCAGCTCTCCATTGGGCAGAAGCAACGGCTGGCCATCGCCCGGGCCCTGATCCGTGACCCGAAGGTCTTGGTGCTGGATGAAGCCACAAGTGCCTTGGACTTCAAGAGTGACGATGCA ATCCAGCAGTCTGTGAAGAGTGGAGGCCGGACAGTGCTGATGATTGCTCACCGGATGCAGACATTGGAGAATGCAGACAAGATTGTGATGCTGGAAGGAGGGAAGATTGTGAAG ATGGGACTCAACACGGAGCTGATGGGCCAGAGAGGCCCCTACTACAGACTGGTGGAAAGGACCTAG